The following coding sequences lie in one Listeria ivanovii subsp. londoniensis genomic window:
- a CDS encoding thiolase family protein — translation MNEVVIIDAARTPIGKFGGSLKDVSAVELGTTVVKGLLERTNIAPEKVDQVIFGNVLQAGLGQNVARQIAINAGIPYQVPGVTINEVCGSGLKSIMFGRQAIQLGEADIVVVGGTENMSQAPLLLNPELKDEAFNPKNLKNSMLIDGLTDVFGEYHMGITAENVAEKFVVSREEQDAFAHNSQMKAAKAQEKNLFEDEIIPVQLTDGAFFQKDETIRANSTLEKLATLKSAFKEGGTVTAGNASGINDGASAIILMSKEKAIAENIPYLATIKVTSEVGVDPAIMGYAPYYAVNEALTKGGYSINDIDLFHLNEAFASQSVAVARDLEIPENKLNIYGGAIALGHPIGASGARIVVSLLNELKHENKQTGLASLCIGGGIGIAIVVEKA, via the coding sequence ATGAACGAAGTAGTTATAATAGATGCCGCTCGAACACCAATTGGAAAATTTGGTGGAAGTTTGAAAGATGTAAGTGCAGTAGAATTAGGAACAACTGTTGTAAAAGGACTTTTAGAAAGAACTAATATTGCGCCTGAAAAAGTAGATCAAGTTATTTTTGGTAATGTGCTACAAGCTGGTCTTGGCCAGAATGTAGCTCGACAAATCGCTATTAATGCAGGAATTCCTTATCAAGTTCCTGGTGTAACCATTAATGAAGTTTGTGGATCTGGTTTAAAGTCCATTATGTTCGGTAGACAAGCAATCCAACTAGGAGAAGCAGATATTGTTGTAGTAGGAGGGACTGAAAATATGTCCCAAGCACCATTATTACTTAATCCTGAATTAAAAGATGAAGCGTTTAATCCAAAAAACCTAAAGAATAGTATGTTAATCGATGGTTTAACCGATGTATTTGGCGAATACCATATGGGAATTACCGCTGAAAACGTTGCAGAAAAATTTGTTGTGTCGCGTGAAGAACAAGATGCCTTCGCACATAATTCGCAAATGAAAGCAGCGAAAGCACAAGAAAAAAATCTTTTTGAAGATGAAATTATTCCAGTGCAACTTACAGATGGAGCTTTTTTCCAAAAAGATGAAACCATTCGCGCTAATTCGACTTTAGAAAAGCTTGCTACACTAAAAAGCGCTTTCAAAGAAGGGGGAACGGTAACAGCAGGGAACGCATCTGGTATTAACGATGGTGCTTCTGCCATTATTTTAATGTCTAAAGAAAAAGCTATAGCAGAAAATATTCCTTATTTAGCAACAATTAAGGTTACATCAGAAGTCGGTGTTGATCCTGCAATTATGGGATATGCGCCATACTACGCTGTTAATGAAGCTTTAACCAAAGGCGGTTACTCGATTAATGACATAGATTTATTCCATCTTAATGAGGCATTTGCTTCTCAATCGGTTGCTGTTGCTAGAGACCTTGAAATTCCAGAAAATAAATTAAATATTTATGGCGGTGCTATTGCATTAGGGCACCCAATTGGCGCTTCTGGAGCACGCATTGTCGTTTCATTATTAAATGAATTAAAACATGAAAACAAACAAACTGGTCTAGCCTCTTTGTGTATCGGTGGTGGAATAGGAATTGCGATAGTGGTTGAAAAAGCATAA
- a CDS encoding hydroxymethylglutaryl-CoA synthase: MKIGIDKIGFYTPAFYVDMVELAEARNIDPNKFTIGIGQDKMAFAPITQDSVTMGANAARQILDDDDLKTIDLVILATESGIDESKAGAVYIHRLLGIQPFSRAIEIKEACYGATAGIHLAKDYVAKHPESKVLVIGSDIARYGLATAGEATQGAGAVAMLISANPRCITLQDDNVFYTEDIMDFWRPVYSEYACVEGKYSTEQYIHFFETIWSRYTEKFNQKLEDFAAICFHLPYTKMGKKALDLIIETAPAEVQEKLLENYRLSTLYSRNIGNIYTGSLYLSFISLLDHQDNLQENDKIGFFSYGSGAVGEFFHGSLQPGFKKQIQRNQHAELLKNRTKLSVTDYETKFKQQLPKDGSTLEINPTSDPAEIILTGIQGHKRQYIRK; this comes from the coding sequence ATGAAAATTGGAATTGATAAAATAGGTTTTTATACTCCTGCGTTTTATGTTGATATGGTAGAACTTGCTGAAGCTAGAAATATTGATCCTAATAAATTTACGATTGGAATAGGTCAAGATAAAATGGCTTTTGCTCCTATCACCCAAGATTCAGTTACAATGGGTGCAAATGCAGCGAGACAAATTTTAGATGATGATGATTTGAAAACGATTGACTTAGTGATTTTAGCAACAGAATCGGGAATTGATGAGTCAAAAGCAGGTGCTGTTTATATTCATCGCTTACTTGGAATTCAACCCTTTTCACGTGCAATTGAAATAAAAGAAGCTTGCTACGGGGCAACTGCTGGGATTCATCTAGCCAAAGATTATGTAGCAAAACATCCTGAGAGCAAAGTACTCGTCATCGGCTCTGATATCGCTCGTTATGGTCTAGCTACTGCCGGTGAAGCAACACAAGGGGCTGGAGCAGTTGCAATGCTTATTTCAGCTAATCCACGCTGCATTACTCTTCAAGATGACAATGTATTTTATACGGAAGATATCATGGATTTCTGGCGTCCTGTTTATTCGGAATATGCCTGTGTGGAAGGTAAATATTCGACAGAACAATATATTCACTTCTTTGAGACAATTTGGAGTAGATATACCGAGAAATTCAATCAAAAATTAGAAGACTTTGCAGCTATTTGTTTCCATTTACCATATACAAAAATGGGCAAAAAAGCACTCGACTTAATTATTGAAACGGCACCAGCAGAAGTGCAAGAAAAATTACTGGAAAATTATCGACTAAGTACGCTTTATAGCAGAAATATCGGTAATATTTATACTGGATCTTTATACTTAAGTTTTATCTCGTTATTAGACCACCAAGATAATTTACAAGAAAATGATAAAATTGGCTTCTTCAGTTATGGTTCAGGTGCTGTTGGTGAATTTTTTCACGGGAGTTTACAACCAGGCTTTAAAAAACAAATCCAAAGAAATCAACATGCAGAATTACTAAAAAATCGCACCAAATTATCTGTAACAGATTATGAAACTAAATTTAAACAACAATTACCAAAAGATGGCTCTACGCTCGAAATCAATCCAACAAGTGACCCAGCCGAAATAATCTTAACTGGGATTCAAGGCCATAAGCGGCAATACATTAGAAAATAA
- a CDS encoding AI-2E family transporter produces MKELSLFLQNKSVKRVGVFLLITFILYLLRSQMNIILLTFIFSYLITRLENFILRRISIYRQIIVLLLYVFIAAVIVLVFVKYIPVLGDQVNQLVKFGNSFFTTDSNNDFINYIVRLANQFDIMKYTEQGVSMILTYLTNVGTVLMNVFIALMLSLFFSLGKDHLISFTNQFSTSKIGFIYDEVKFFGAKFVGTFGKVIEAQFIIALVNAVLTTIALWILGFPQLMTLSIMVFLLGLIPVAGVIISLVPLTIIGYSIGGVEYIFYILIVVIVIHALESYVLNPKLMSAKTNLPVFYTFIILIFGEHFFGIWGLIVGIPVVMFFLDVLGVTGQEEIEQPKDTTSHT; encoded by the coding sequence TTGAAAGAGCTTAGTTTATTTTTACAAAATAAGAGTGTTAAACGTGTTGGAGTATTTTTGTTAATCACCTTTATTTTATATTTACTCCGGAGTCAAATGAATATTATTTTATTAACATTTATATTTTCTTATTTAATTACTCGTTTAGAAAACTTTATTCTACGGAGGATTTCCATTTATCGACAAATTATTGTTTTGTTGCTATATGTTTTCATAGCAGCAGTGATTGTGTTGGTATTTGTTAAATATATTCCTGTTTTAGGGGATCAAGTCAACCAATTAGTCAAATTCGGCAACAGTTTCTTTACAACAGATAGTAACAATGATTTTATAAACTATATCGTTCGTTTAGCCAATCAATTTGATATTATGAAATATACAGAGCAAGGCGTTTCAATGATTTTGACTTATTTAACGAATGTTGGAACCGTGCTTATGAATGTTTTCATCGCTTTAATGTTAAGTTTATTTTTCTCTTTAGGAAAAGATCACTTAATCTCTTTCACCAATCAGTTCTCTACAAGTAAAATCGGCTTTATTTATGATGAAGTGAAGTTTTTTGGAGCAAAATTTGTTGGGACATTTGGGAAAGTTATTGAAGCACAGTTTATCATTGCACTCGTTAATGCGGTCTTGACAACTATTGCACTATGGATTCTAGGCTTCCCGCAATTAATGACTTTATCAATTATGGTATTCTTGTTAGGTTTAATTCCTGTTGCCGGAGTTATCATTTCGCTCGTACCACTAACCATTATTGGTTATTCTATCGGTGGCGTAGAATATATTTTCTACATTTTAATAGTCGTTATTGTCATCCATGCGTTAGAATCTTACGTACTAAATCCGAAATTAATGTCAGCAAAAACTAATTTACCTGTATTTTACACTTTTATTATCCTGATTTTTGGGGAGCATTTCTTTGGGATTTGGGGATTAATCGTTGGTATACCAGTCGTCATGTTCTTCTTAGATGTTCTTGGAGTGACAGGGCAAGAAGAAATAGAACAGCCAAAAGACACCACCAGTCATACTTAA
- a CDS encoding alkaline phosphatase family protein, translating to MKKHLFVISLDALGALDLKDTSELPVLHELIHSGTHIEEIETIYPSLTYPAHTTIVTGHYPNTHGIVNNTKIQPQKDSPDWYWYKKAIQVPTLYDLASEKGMTTAAFLWPVAAKSGIDYNIAEIFPNRFWLTQMMVSLNGSSPLFLIDMNRKFGHLRKGINQPALDTFLTASVVDTIKTKKPDLLLTHLVDMDSMRHAHGVHSLEAKAALKRHDNRLGQIIQATKEAGIYENTVFAVLGDHYQLDVTHAIRLNVLFAEEGWLQVVDSRITDWQVYAKSCDGSCYIYTKDEKLIPAIMKLLQKMKGIEAIITNEEISRRGADHNAALMVEGKLGYYFMDDIYGPAKEVVTKDMLGKPGYYSAVHGYSPEKENYQTTFVFNGPGIKAGAKIANARLIDAGPTFAKILGLQFPNTAGSTLSDIFE from the coding sequence GTGAAAAAACATCTTTTTGTTATTTCATTAGATGCTTTAGGGGCACTTGATTTAAAAGATACTAGCGAATTACCAGTATTACATGAGTTAATTCATAGCGGAACACATATTGAAGAAATCGAAACAATATATCCATCCCTTACATATCCGGCCCACACAACTATTGTTACTGGGCACTATCCAAATACTCATGGTATCGTTAATAACACAAAAATCCAACCGCAAAAAGATTCACCAGACTGGTATTGGTACAAAAAAGCGATTCAAGTTCCTACGTTATACGATTTAGCGAGCGAAAAAGGGATGACAACGGCTGCATTTTTATGGCCAGTGGCTGCAAAAAGTGGAATTGATTATAATATCGCCGAAATTTTCCCCAATCGCTTTTGGTTAACACAGATGATGGTTTCATTAAATGGTAGTTCTCCGCTTTTTCTAATTGATATGAACCGGAAGTTTGGTCATCTTAGAAAAGGAATTAATCAACCTGCACTTGATACATTTTTAACAGCTAGTGTGGTAGACACGATAAAAACGAAAAAGCCAGATTTACTTTTAACTCATTTAGTGGACATGGATAGCATGCGGCATGCGCACGGAGTTCATTCTTTAGAAGCAAAAGCAGCTTTGAAACGGCATGACAATCGACTCGGACAAATAATTCAAGCTACAAAAGAAGCAGGTATTTATGAAAATACAGTTTTCGCGGTACTTGGGGATCATTATCAGTTAGATGTAACACACGCAATACGTTTAAATGTCCTTTTTGCCGAAGAAGGTTGGCTTCAAGTGGTTGATAGTAGAATTACTGATTGGCAAGTATATGCAAAAAGCTGTGATGGTTCCTGCTATATTTATACGAAAGATGAAAAACTAATTCCTGCAATTATGAAGTTGCTTCAAAAGATGAAAGGAATTGAAGCGATTATAACGAACGAAGAGATTTCTCGTCGCGGAGCCGATCACAATGCAGCATTAATGGTAGAAGGGAAACTGGGATACTATTTTATGGATGATATATATGGCCCAGCAAAGGAAGTTGTCACGAAAGATATGCTCGGAAAACCTGGCTATTACAGTGCTGTCCACGGTTATTCTCCTGAAAAAGAGAATTACCAAACGACTTTCGTTTTTAATGGTCCAGGCATCAAAGCAGGTGCGAAAATAGCTAATGCAAGATTAATTGACGCTGGGCCAACTTTTGCTAAAATTCTTGGCTTACAGTTTCCAAATACAGCCGGCTCAACTTTAAGCGACATATTTGAATAA
- a CDS encoding IS3 family transposase — protein sequence MTCRTCFYKKAPRFRNGCPRTTQERDARIIHELRSEFRLTILLQATKFPKATYMYWQKRLEQKNPNASLEKKIQEIFDEHHGNYGYRRIQLALKAQGIKVNQKKVRRIMGKLGLKGSKFIRKSRRYNSYKGTIGRVAKNRIRRRFYTSIPHQKVTTDTSEFKYYERDKNKQLVIKKLYLDPFLDMFNGEILSYRISERPNAKAIMDAQKEAMDRTDDCPYRRTFHSDQGWAYQMKAYKKQLTKQNIFQSMSRKGNCFDNSPMENFFGLLKQEMYYGVIYASFKQLKQAIEDWIHYYNHHRIKTKLGCSPIQYREQMTA from the coding sequence ATTACGTGCAGAACTTGCTTTTATAAAAAAGCTCCGCGCTTTAGGAATGGATGTCCCAGAACGACTCAAGAACGAGATGCCCGAATCATCCACGAACTCCGAAGTGAGTTCCGATTAACGATTCTTCTACAAGCCACAAAATTTCCTAAAGCGACCTACATGTATTGGCAAAAACGATTAGAACAGAAAAATCCAAATGCATCATTAGAGAAAAAGATTCAAGAAATTTTTGATGAGCATCACGGAAACTATGGCTATCGCCGGATTCAACTAGCGTTGAAGGCACAAGGAATAAAGGTCAATCAGAAAAAAGTTCGACGAATTATGGGTAAACTTGGGCTAAAAGGATCCAAGTTTATTCGGAAATCTCGCAGATATAATTCTTACAAAGGAACTATTGGACGAGTGGCAAAAAACCGTATTCGTCGACGTTTTTATACATCCATTCCTCATCAAAAAGTGACCACGGATACATCGGAATTCAAATATTACGAGCGTGATAAAAACAAGCAGCTAGTTATCAAAAAATTGTATTTAGATCCTTTCCTTGATATGTTTAACGGAGAAATTTTATCGTATCGAATTTCTGAGCGTCCCAACGCTAAAGCCATTATGGATGCCCAAAAAGAAGCGATGGACCGTACCGATGATTGCCCCTATCGTCGTACGTTCCACTCTGACCAAGGATGGGCTTACCAAATGAAAGCATACAAAAAGCAGTTAACCAAGCAAAACATCTTTCAAAGTATGTCACGAAAAGGGAATTGTTTTGACAATTCTCCGATGGAGAATTTCTTTGGACTGTTAAAGCAAGAAATGTATTACGGGGTAATTTATGCCAGCTTTAAACAGTTGAAGCAAGCAATAGAAGATTGGATACATTACTACAATCATCATCGAATTAAAACGAAACTTGGTTGTAGTCCTATTCAGTACCGCGAACAGATGACCGCATAA
- the murB gene encoding UDP-N-acetylmuramate dehydrogenase produces the protein MNNIQTKFPHISIKLNEPLSKYTYTKTGGNADIFVMPKTTQETQEIVSYCHLKNIPLTILGNGSNLIIKDGGIRGVIVHLDLLQSMERKNTQVTAMSGAKLIDTAKFALEESLSGLEFACGIPGSIGGALHMNAGAYGGEISDCLEAATVLTQSGELKKLKRSELKAAYRFSTIAEKNYIVLDATFSLKLDDKNNIQTKMDELTAAREAKQPLEYPSCGSVFKRPPGHFAGKLIQDSGLQGHIIGGAQVSLKHAGFIVNIGGATATDYMNLIAYVQKTVREKFDVELETEVKIIGEDK, from the coding sequence ATGAACAATATCCAAACAAAATTTCCACATATTTCCATAAAATTAAATGAACCTTTATCTAAATATACCTACACAAAAACAGGTGGAAATGCGGATATATTTGTGATGCCTAAGACAACCCAAGAAACGCAAGAAATTGTCTCATATTGTCACTTGAAAAATATCCCGCTAACAATCCTTGGAAACGGTTCGAATTTAATTATAAAAGATGGCGGTATTCGTGGTGTTATCGTACATTTAGATTTACTTCAATCAATGGAGAGAAAAAATACGCAAGTCACCGCGATGAGTGGAGCCAAGTTGATTGATACGGCAAAATTTGCCTTAGAGGAAAGTTTAAGCGGGCTCGAATTTGCTTGTGGAATCCCTGGTTCGATTGGTGGAGCATTACATATGAATGCTGGCGCGTATGGCGGAGAAATAAGTGATTGTTTAGAAGCCGCTACCGTACTAACTCAATCTGGCGAACTAAAGAAGCTGAAACGTTCTGAATTAAAAGCAGCCTACCGTTTTAGTACGATTGCTGAGAAAAATTATATCGTTTTAGATGCAACTTTTTCGCTGAAGTTAGATGATAAAAATAACATTCAAACTAAAATGGATGAACTCACAGCTGCAAGAGAAGCTAAACAACCACTAGAGTATCCTTCTTGTGGTAGCGTCTTTAAACGTCCACCAGGTCATTTTGCTGGGAAATTAATTCAAGATAGTGGCTTGCAAGGGCATATTATTGGCGGAGCACAAGTTTCTCTAAAACATGCTGGTTTTATTGTTAATATCGGAGGTGCAACAGCCACTGACTATATGAACCTGATAGCTTATGTTCAAAAAACCGTTCGCGAAAAATTCGATGTCGAACTTGAAACAGAAGTAAAAATTATTGGTGAAGACAAGTAA
- a CDS encoding helix-turn-helix domain-containing protein, giving the protein MAKYDDGFKRKVVEAYQNSEGGYGTLAQRFGISHFSLVRKWVKIVEKRGFEALQRRRTKQHYTSQFKQNVLHYYLNSGDSYLDVALQYGLPSGDLLQSWHQKFLREGIEGLSPKQKGRPSMSKKKKQIQPKKPMTRELALERENELLRAELAFIKKLRALGMDVPERLKNEMPESSTNSEVSSD; this is encoded by the coding sequence TTGGCTAAATATGATGATGGATTCAAGAGAAAAGTAGTGGAAGCTTACCAAAACAGCGAAGGTGGTTATGGCACACTCGCTCAGCGCTTTGGTATATCACATTTTTCTCTGGTTAGAAAATGGGTGAAGATTGTAGAGAAACGGGGGTTTGAAGCATTACAAAGGCGAAGAACGAAACAACATTACACTTCCCAATTCAAGCAAAATGTCCTACACTATTACTTAAATAGCGGTGACTCTTACCTGGATGTTGCCTTGCAGTATGGTTTGCCTTCAGGGGATTTACTTCAAAGTTGGCATCAAAAATTTCTGCGAGAAGGCATCGAAGGTCTTTCACCAAAACAGAAAGGACGACCTTCGATGTCCAAGAAAAAGAAACAAATTCAGCCCAAGAAACCCATGACACGGGAACTAGCATTAGAACGAGAAAACGAATTATTACGTGCAGAACTTGCTTTTATAAAAAAGCTCCGCGCTTTAGGAATGGATGTCCCAGAACGACTCAAGAACGAGATGCCCGAATCATCCACGAACTCCGAAGTGAGTTCCGATTAA
- a CDS encoding VanZ family protein, with product MKRYFIILILPIISIFTAVAMYFSWFQGWLYFYLKHVMASVSHMGYITVGITALLLYFVTIQLVNWKINKTLFILCYMMYFGILLCLLFGKASNTQGFSSDTFGFIDTFLAGNLRVITLGNVLAFIPIGFLLKKVGFIKAIIYALMMIFAVEGAQYIMHVGFFDTGDVFLNVSGILLGYVLIRFLQLGKTKILKIKPTS from the coding sequence ATGAAAAGATATTTTATCATTTTAATTCTACCGATAATTTCTATTTTTACGGCAGTGGCAATGTATTTTTCCTGGTTCCAGGGATGGCTTTACTTTTATTTAAAGCATGTAATGGCCTCTGTTAGTCATATGGGCTACATTACAGTTGGTATTACGGCTTTATTACTTTATTTCGTTACTATTCAATTAGTTAATTGGAAAATTAATAAAACGTTATTTATCCTTTGCTATATGATGTATTTTGGGATATTACTTTGTTTATTATTTGGTAAAGCATCTAACACACAAGGATTTTCCAGCGATACTTTTGGTTTTATTGATACTTTCTTAGCAGGGAACTTACGTGTTATTACGTTAGGAAATGTTCTTGCTTTCATACCAATCGGGTTTTTATTAAAGAAAGTTGGATTTATTAAAGCAATAATTTACGCACTGATGATGATTTTTGCAGTAGAAGGGGCTCAGTATATTATGCATGTTGGCTTCTTTGATACCGGAGACGTTTTCTTGAATGTTTCAGGTATCCTGCTTGGATATGTCCTTATCCGTTTTTTGCAACTAGGAAAAACAAAAATACTCAAAATAAAACCGACTAGCTAA
- a CDS encoding ABC transporter ATP-binding protein — MIRFDSVSKNYNNDKTAVKNVTLDIKDGEFFVFIGPSGCGKTTTLKMINRLIPLTTGTIYINEKRISDYDIHELRWDIGYVLQQIALFPHMTIEENIAIVPELKKWDKEKIHDRITELLDSVGLDPESYRHRKPAELSGGEQQRVGVVRALAADPGIILMDEPFSALDPISRQRLQQDISALQKKIKKTIVFVTHDMQEALALGDRICVMQEGEIVQVATPQEIIKNPENDFVKDFLASGHAFNTPILKGSFTVNDLIEADLFYEYQTSDGTLGISLKEPVENLVRRVAEEPSIPVLDEASGNFVGTITNKHVMQFLARHLESSGELV; from the coding sequence ATGATTCGTTTTGACAGTGTATCAAAAAATTATAATAACGATAAAACTGCTGTGAAGAATGTGACACTTGACATAAAAGATGGCGAATTCTTCGTTTTCATCGGACCAAGTGGTTGCGGGAAAACAACAACACTCAAAATGATTAACCGATTGATTCCTCTAACGACAGGAACAATCTATATCAATGAAAAAAGAATTAGCGATTACGATATTCATGAACTTCGCTGGGACATCGGTTATGTTTTGCAACAAATTGCCCTGTTTCCTCATATGACCATTGAGGAAAATATTGCAATTGTGCCAGAACTGAAGAAATGGGACAAAGAAAAAATTCATGACCGGATTACCGAGTTACTAGATAGTGTTGGACTTGATCCGGAAAGCTATCGCCATCGCAAACCAGCTGAACTATCTGGCGGAGAGCAACAACGTGTTGGAGTAGTTCGCGCGCTCGCAGCTGACCCTGGAATTATTTTAATGGATGAGCCTTTCAGCGCACTGGACCCTATTTCAAGGCAACGACTACAACAAGATATTTCGGCGCTCCAAAAGAAAATAAAAAAAACGATTGTCTTTGTAACCCATGATATGCAAGAAGCACTTGCCCTTGGTGACCGAATTTGTGTGATGCAAGAAGGTGAAATTGTTCAAGTCGCCACACCACAAGAAATTATTAAAAACCCAGAGAATGATTTTGTTAAAGATTTCTTAGCATCTGGTCATGCTTTTAATACACCTATATTAAAAGGTAGCTTTACAGTGAATGATTTAATAGAAGCAGATTTATTTTATGAGTATCAAACGAGCGACGGAACTCTTGGCATTTCTTTAAAAGAGCCAGTGGAGAATTTAGTACGTCGTGTGGCAGAGGAACCATCTATTCCTGTTCTAGATGAAGCTTCAGGCAATTTCGTCGGAACCATTACAAATAAGCATGTAATGCAATTCTTAGCGCGCCACCTAGAAAGTTCAGGTGAGCTAGTATGA
- a CDS encoding MFS transporter, translated as MAYTKEEKSWIFQDWANSAYSIMITTAILPIYFKGVAANAGIADTTSTAYWGYANSIGTLLISLLAPILGTIADYQFFKKRFFGVFTGIGIAFTFLLIFIPTDAWLLLLGFYILSLIGFSGANIFYDAFLIDVTTNERMDKVSSAGYAFGYLGSCIPFIIFIIFQATGILPISDVALVNIGFVMTALWWLFFTIPMWKNVQQVHYIPAVKNPVKTSFKRLFHTISHISEHKNIVLFLIAYFFYIDGVDTIFRMATSYGIDLGISQTTLILILLMTQLVAFPFTLLYGYLAKRFSAKPLIFTAIFVYIVICIYAVFMKTALDFWILAMLVGTSQGGIQALSRSFFGKIIPKKRSNEFYGFYNIFGKFSAIIGPALMGVITQVTGKTQYGVASLIVLFLVGGVMFLFVKEKNLENL; from the coding sequence GTGGCATATACAAAGGAAGAAAAAAGCTGGATTTTTCAAGATTGGGCAAATTCCGCTTATTCAATTATGATTACAACTGCTATTTTACCGATTTATTTTAAAGGCGTTGCAGCAAATGCTGGGATTGCTGATACTACATCCACCGCTTACTGGGGTTACGCGAATTCGATTGGTACTTTACTTATTTCCTTATTGGCACCGATACTCGGAACAATTGCAGATTACCAATTCTTTAAGAAACGCTTTTTTGGAGTTTTTACAGGTATCGGTATAGCTTTTACCTTCTTGTTAATTTTTATTCCTACTGATGCATGGTTATTATTACTTGGTTTTTATATATTATCACTAATAGGTTTTTCTGGCGCAAATATTTTTTACGATGCTTTTTTAATTGACGTAACAACAAATGAACGAATGGATAAAGTATCTTCAGCCGGTTATGCATTTGGTTATCTGGGTAGTTGTATTCCTTTTATTATTTTTATCATTTTCCAAGCAACAGGGATTTTACCGATTAGCGATGTGGCTCTGGTAAATATCGGCTTTGTGATGACTGCACTTTGGTGGTTATTTTTCACGATTCCAATGTGGAAGAACGTGCAGCAAGTCCATTATATTCCAGCAGTTAAAAATCCTGTTAAGACAAGTTTTAAACGACTTTTCCACACGATTAGTCATATTAGTGAGCATAAGAATATCGTCCTCTTTTTAATTGCTTATTTCTTTTATATTGATGGTGTTGATACAATTTTTCGAATGGCGACTTCTTATGGGATTGACTTAGGAATTTCGCAAACGACTTTAATTTTGATTCTATTGATGACGCAACTAGTAGCATTTCCTTTTACGCTGTTATATGGTTATCTGGCTAAACGTTTTAGTGCAAAGCCACTTATTTTCACCGCAATTTTTGTGTATATCGTTATTTGTATTTATGCTGTATTTATGAAAACAGCATTAGATTTTTGGATTTTAGCCATGCTAGTCGGAACATCTCAAGGCGGAATTCAAGCACTAAGCAGATCATTTTTTGGTAAAATTATCCCTAAAAAACGGTCCAACGAATTTTATGGTTTTTATAATATCTTTGGAAAATTTTCAGCGATTATCGGACCAGCTTTAATGGGTGTTATTACGCAAGTCACTGGAAAAACCCAGTACGGTGTGGCTAGTTTAATTGTTCTTTTTTTAGTTGGTGGTGTGATGTTTTTGTTTGTCAAAGAGAAAAACTTAGAAAATCTTTAA